In Lolium perenne isolate Kyuss_39 chromosome 5, Kyuss_2.0, whole genome shotgun sequence, the sequence AGTGCTGCAATGAATCGTTGTACAGTTATCGGACGAAGAATGTCGTGTGTGAACCAATTTCGCCCGAAAAAAGGACAAACATGCCCATTTGGGTCTTCTTTGGGCTTAGGCCTgcccagtctgtctcatccattaCCCATTGGGCCAGGTTGTAATGTGGACCTTTGGTAAGGTGGTGTGTCGACCCAACCACGGCGACTCGGCGAGCCAGATCCGTTCGCCGGCTCTCTTCTCCGTGGTTCTGGTTAGCGGCGGGGGGCGACGCCCAAGCCCTACCTCCTGCTAACTCCGGCGACAAGGAGGTCTCGCGTCGTCAACTCCGGCGACACCCGCGCCGCTGACGGTGAGTCGGATTCCTCCCTTCCACCACATGCGACGCCCACGGCTCTGCCTCCCCCAAATCCTATTCACACGGGAAATTTTGATGCAGATTCTAATCACGTATGCGGCTTGTAGTTTTCCTTATCGACTTTGACATGATAACAATCCCGTACACCGCACTAGTTCTCTATCCGTTTCGAGGACACCGATATGTTCATCAGTAGTGGATCAGATTTCGACGAGTCAAAAGGGATCCACAAGATTTATTTGTTGCCCAATAGTTCGCTTTGGACGATAATTGCTTGAAGTATTGCGAAGTGACAAGTAGAGTGGCAAGTAGTATCAGATTGTGTAATTCTCTCGGGATTCTTTTGCACTGTGCTGCTTTACTCCTTCACAATTTTGTATTGCTGTTTGCTTTACTCCCTCCTATGAAAAGAAACGTGGACGAGGATTTTGTAATTTATTCGTGCTTTGTTTCAATGAAACAGGTTTTCTTAACAGGAGAAGATTTTGGAGTGCTTAGCTGCTGGGTGTGAAGATGCCTCCCCACAAGATAGAAACTGGACATCAGGATGTGGTGCACGATGTTGTCATGGATTACTACGGTAAGCGTGTCGCGACGGCCTCCTCCGACaacaccatcaaggtcatcggCGTCAGTGGCAACTCGCACCAGCTGCTCGCAACTCTCAGCGGGCACCAGGGGCCAGTCTGGCAGGTGGCGTGGGCTCATCCCAAGTTCGGCTCCATGCTCGCGTCCTGCGGGTACGATAGCCGTGTCATCATCTGGAAAGAAGGCAACAAGCCCGATGAGTGGGTTCAGGCGCATACGTTCACTGAGCACAATTCCTCTGTCAACTCCATTGCGTGGGCGCCTCATGAGCTTGGGCTGTGCTTAGCCTGTGGTTCGTCTGACGGGAACATTTCAGTCTTCACGGCTCGCTCTGATGGTGTCTGGGACACTTCGCGCATTGACCAGGCGCATCCAGTGGGGGTGACCTCCGTCTCCTGGGCTCCAGCCATGGCCCCTGGTTCCCTGATCACCACAGGACCTTCTGGCCAGTTTGAGTATGTTCAGAAACTTGCATCTGGAGGTTGTGATAACACTGTCAAGGTATGGAAGCTCACCAATGGAAGTTGGAGGATGGATTGCTTCCCAGCTCTCCAGATGCACAAGGACTGGGTGAGGGATGTAGCCTGGGCTCCGAACCTTGGCCTTCCAAAATCTACGATCGCCAGTGCCTCTCAAGATGGAACCGTTGTTATCTGGACTGAGGCGAAGGAAGGCGAGCAATGGGAAGGCAGGGTTCTGCATGACTTTGAAGCCCCTGTGTGGAGGGTGTCGTGGTCGCTGACTGGGAACATTCTGGCTGCTTCTGATGGCAATAACAATGTGACCCTGTGGAAGGAAGCTGTTGATGGTGAATGGCAGCAAGTGACGGCTGTTGAGCCCTAGGCGGTCGGCATGTTTGGCTTGCTGCTTATCATGATTACTGTCTCATTTTGCTGTATGCTAGTTCAAacatttttctttcttttgaaaTGATAGATCAAACATTCGACTTGGGTAACATCAGAGGACCAGCCCACTTCCCCTGTTTCTCTAATACTCCTATAACTTTGTCATCGCCATGCTGTCTTGCTGTTATTTCTCTGCTGAACATGTGTGATAACAATGATGCTGTAACAGAAGCATAATTGCACAATCTGCATTGTTTGAGGTTTGAGCATGTATGGAATTGCATATTCAGTAAACTGTTAATCCTGTCATGTGTTAGTACAATGAGACTTGGCAAACTATTTCCGTTCTTCAAATTGTTGACGAATCTTGAGCAAACACACAGAGGAGACAGCTAAGGGTACTCACTATTTTCAGGCCAACTTTGTCTGAAGGAATCCTCAGGCCAAAATCAGGACCTGTGAGCAGAGACTTGCACGAAGACTCGGGATTGTAATTTGTGTCGAGAATTTCACCTCCCCTGTCGGTTTGAACGAAACAGCATGAATTTCTTTCAGTAAGAACGTACAGCATTCTCAGGTCGCAGTGACCATTGTGCCAAAAAAAAATTTGTCGCAGTGACCACGCAGTAGTAGCACGCACGG encodes:
- the LOC127301391 gene encoding protein transport protein SEC13 homolog A produces the protein MPPHKIETGHQDVVHDVVMDYYGKRVATASSDNTIKVIGVSGNSHQLLATLSGHQGPVWQVAWAHPKFGSMLASCGYDSRVIIWKEGNKPDEWVQAHTFTEHNSSVNSIAWAPHELGLCLACGSSDGNISVFTARSDGVWDTSRIDQAHPVGVTSVSWAPAMAPGSLITTGPSGQFEYVQKLASGGCDNTVKVWKLTNGSWRMDCFPALQMHKDWVRDVAWAPNLGLPKSTIASASQDGTVVIWTEAKEGEQWEGRVLHDFEAPVWRVSWSLTGNILAASDGNNNVTLWKEAVDGEWQQVTAVEP